The Arachis hypogaea cultivar Tifrunner chromosome 14, arahy.Tifrunner.gnm2.J5K5, whole genome shotgun sequence genome has a segment encoding these proteins:
- the LOC112743884 gene encoding probable LRR receptor-like serine/threonine-protein kinase At1g06840 isoform X2, with protein MLCTPKREAMSTTNMGTMIPNWRRIYGYVLALSFCYLISTTVAQSTHPSEVNALLQIKKSLIDPLNHLWNWNKGDPCTSNWNGVLCPLNVGADGHFHVKELNFMWNNITGSIPREIGNITSLRLLLLNGNALSGNLPYELGNLQNLNRFQVDQNQLSGPIPPSFANLSSVKHIHMNNNSFSGQIPPKLSNLSNLLHLLLDTNNLSGYLPPEFSMLPQLRILQLDNNHFTGSRVPSSYANLSRLAKLSLRNCSLLGEVPDLSSIPQLYYLDLSWNNLTGPIPSKKLAENMTTIDLSNNNLNGSIPGYFSELPSLQRLSLENNNFSGSISAKIWQKMTLTTNAKLTIDLRNNSLSRILGDPSPPPNVTLRLGGNPICKSSQTSGILAKQCGFEGEEEDNHLTNSTTTCPPQACSVNDFFEYVPDSPIPCFCASPLRIGYRLKSPSFSFFPPYKASFRSYVTHALNLDFYQLSIDSYSWEEEETRLRMYLKLFPEASYSHNEFNSSEVYRMRSIFSSWNFGGSDFYGPYELLNFTLEGPYAYLITKSEKSKSSRLEIIFAVVAAVAVVIAISAIVTLIIVRRDIKNQDRFSRRRRSSSIPIKIDGVKEFTFKEMVLATDSFSSSNQVGRGGYGTVYKGTLPDETIVAIKRAQEDSLQGTREFLNEIELLSRLHHRNLVSLIGYCDQEGEQMLVYEFMPNGTLRDWLSGTKGNLTFGMRLRIAIGSAKGILYLHTEANPPIFHRDIKASNILLDSKMIVKVADFGLSRLAPQLDEGNEPKYVSTVVKGTPGYLDPEYLLTHKLTDKSDVYSLGVVFMELLTGMQPISHGKNIVREVNMAYNSGMIFSIIDSKMGSYPSDCVERFSTLAINCCHDVTQKRPAMLDVVRELENIAAMLPGTETSFSNIISHNDSSVQSSSSSSFMPSKDHQGSSSASEICLVSGPISTILPR; from the exons GTACTATGATTCCAAATTGGAGAAGGATATATGGATATGTTTTGGCTCtttcattttgttatttaatttccACAACAGTGGCACAGAGCACACACCCCTCAGAAG TGAATGCATTGTTACAAATCAAGAAAAGTTTGATTGATCCCTTAAACCATTTGTGGAACTGGAACAAAGGTGATCCATGTACATCAAATTGGAATGGTGTCTTGTGTCCTCTAAATGTTGGGGCTGATGGTCATTTCCATGTCAAAGAGCT GAACTTCATGTGGAATAACATAACAGGAAGTATACCCAGGGAGATAGGAAATATCACATCATTGAGACTCTT GCTCCTGAATGGAAATGCACTATCAGGTAATTTACCATATGAGCTTGGCAATCTTCAAAATCTAAACAGATTTCAAGTTGATCAAAACCAACTCTCCGGTCCAATACCGCCTTCATTCGCCAACTTGAGCTCTGTCAAGCACAT CCACATGAACAACAACTCATTTAGTGGTCAAATTCCTCCCAAACTTTCAAACCTATCCAACCTTCTTCACTT GCTTCTGGATACCAATAATTTATCTGGCTATCTTCCACCAGAATTCTCCATGTTACCCCAGCTGCGGATACT CCAActtgataacaatcacttcacagGGAGCAGAGTTCCTTCTTCCTATGCAAACTTATCTAGACTAGCAAAATT AAGTCTCAGAAACTGCAGTTTGCTAGGAGAAGTACCTGATCTCAGTTCAATACCACAGCTTTACTATCT AGATCTTAGCTGGAACAATCTTACTGGACCGATACCATCAAAAAAACTTGCTGAAAATATGACTACCAT TGATCTTTCTAATAATAATCTGAATGGATCAATTCCTGGATACTTCTCAGAGCTACCTTCTCTTCAAAGACT GTCTCTTGAGAACAACAACTTTTCAGGATCAATCTCTGCTAAGATATGGCAGAAGATGACTCTCACTACTAATGCTAAATTAACAAT CGACCTACGAAACAACTCACTTTCAAGAATTTTGGGAGATCCGAGTCCTCCGCCCAACGTCACCTTAAG GCTTGGAGGAAATCCTATATGTAAGAGTTCTCAAACTAGTGGAATATTGGCCAAACAATGTGGatttgaaggagaagaagaagacaatcacttaacaaattCAACAACTACATGTCCCCCTCAAGCTTGTTCAGTGAATGATTTCTTTGAATATGTCCCAGATTCACCTATTCCTTGCTTTTGTGCATCACCTCTTAGAATTGGATACCGGCTGAAAAGCCCGAGTTTTTCTTTCTTCCCACCATACAAAGCTTCATTTAGATCATATGTTACCCATGCTTTGAACTTGGACTTCTATCAGCTATCAATAGATTCATATTCttgggaagaagaagaaactcGTCTTAGGATGTATTTGAAACTCTTTCCTGAGGCTAGTTATTCACACAATGAGTTCAATTCATCCGAGGTCTATCGAATGCGAAGCATATTCTCGTCGTGGAATTTTGGTGGAAGTGATTTTTATGGGCCATATGAACTTTTGAATTTCACCCTTGAAGGACCTTATGCATATT TAATTACAAAATCAGAAAAGAGCAAAAGTAGTAGATTGGAAATCATTTTTGCTGTAGTAGCAGCTGTGGCAGTTGTTATAGCAATCTCAGCAATAGTCACTCTCATTATTGTAAGAAGAGATATCAAAAACCAGGACAGATTTTCGAGAAGACGTCGCT CCTCTAGTATTCCTATCAAAATAGATGGTGTAAAAGAATTCACTTTCAAAGAAATGGTTCTTGCCACTGATAGTTTTAGCAGTTCGAATCAAGTCGGCCGAGGAGGTTATGGAACCGTTTATAAAGGCACTCTACCTGATGAAACAATTGTTGCCATAAAGAGAGCACAAGAAGATTCCCTACAAGGAACAAGGGAATTCTTGAATGAGATTGAACTACTATCGAGGTTACATCATCGAAATCTAGTCTCCTTGATTGGATATTGTGATCAAGAAGGGGAGCAG ATGCTTGTTTATGAATTTATGCCTAATGGCACCTTACGCGATTGGCTTTCAG GCACAAAGGGAAACTTAACATTTGGTATGAGATTGCGCATCGCGATTGGTTCGGCCAAAGGAATACTATATCTGCATACTGAGGCGAATCCTCCGATATTCCATCGAGATATCAAAGCATCAAACATACTCCTAGACTCCAAGATGATTGTTAAAGTAGCAGATTTTGGACTGTCGCGGCTTGCACCACAACTAGATGAAGGGAATGAACCTAAATATGTGTCAACAGTTGTGAAGGGAACACCA GGTTATCTGGATCCAGAGTACTTGTTAACTCATAAATTGACAGATAAGAGCGATGTCTATAGTCTTGGAGTTGTGTTTATGGAGCTTTTGACTGGCATGCAGCCAATATCACATGGGAAAAACATTGTTCGCGAG GTGAATATGGCTTATAATTCAGGCATGATATTTTCCATCATAGACAGTAAGATGGGTTCCTACCCCTCAGATTgtgttgagagattctcaactctGGCCATAAATTGTTGCCATGATGTTACTCAGAAGAGACCAGCAATGCTTGATGTGGTGAGGGAGCTCGAAAACATCGCCGCAATGCTGCCGGGAACAGAAACTTCTTTCTCAAATATCATTTCCCATAATGACAGTTCAGtgcaatcatcatcatcatcatcattcatgccAAGTAAGGACCATCAAGGATCTTCATCTGCTTCAGAAATTTGCCTTGTTAGTGGTCCCATTTCAACAATACTTCCACGTTGA
- the LOC112743885 gene encoding putative zinc transporter At3g08650 has product MLRMAPNLKLRLCVTLLFLVLSVLLFGISNAESEGVSQIVRSAPDKDVGANVFDGTGVEGSFKFEDGNTMKTNRKGGNNRVSISTVALFTLAMAAATGLGAVPFFFVELDPQWAGLCNGMAAGVMLAASFDLIQEGQEFGAGNWVVTGILSGGIFIWLCKKFLEQYGDVSMLDLKGADAAKVVLVIGIMTLHSFGEGSGVGVSFAGSKGFSQGLLVTLAIAVHNIPEGLAVSMVLASRGVSPQNAMLWSVITSLPQPIVAVPSFICADAFSKFLPFCTGFAAGCMIWMVVAEVLPDAFKEASASQVASAATLSVAFMEALSTLFQNFTHDYNSEDASGFFVSLLFGLGPLLGGVILVAFALAFHLQHALLMGTGCGIAFVLGAWRPMQLILSLKLGLIPIMLLLAMGAALVHFISSSVLKMASKKTSGGDLPTLTGFPLSVHTLQSFISCGTVAFHALAEGLALGVAAPKAYGLGRHMVLPVSLHGLPRGAAVASCIFGATDSWHGSLASAAIIGFMGPISAIGAILTGIDYSGLDHIMVLACGGLFPSFVTIVKRALSLDKRKSTCGLILGMGFATLCLTFTRLVCLHTPYCNSAPEAVR; this is encoded by the exons ATGTTGCGCATGGCTCCAAATCTAAAGCTTAGGTTATGTGTTACCTTGTTGTTTTTAGTCTTAAGTGTTCTTCTGTTTGGCATTTCAAACGCGGAATCTGAAGGAGTTTCACAAATAGTCAGATCTGCCCCGGATAAGGATGTAGGAGCCAATGTATTTGATGGAACTGGTGTAGAGGGTTCCTTTAAGTTTGAGGATGGTAATACTATGAAGACTAATAGGAAGGGTGGAAATAATAGAGTTTCTATTTCTACGGTCGCATTATTTACATTGGCGATGGCAGCTGCCACTGGTTTAGGTGCTGTGCCCTTCTTCTTTGTGGAGCTTGATCCGCAGTGGGCTGGATTGTGCAATGGAATGGCTGCAGGTGTCATGTTGGCTGCAAGCTTTGACCTCATACAGGAAGGGCAGGAATTTGGTGCGGGAAATTGGGTTGTCACTGGGATTCTATCTGGTGGAATCTTTATTTGGCTATGCAAGAAG TTTCTTGAGCAATATGGGGATGTAAGCATGCTGGATTTAAAAGGTGCAGATGCAGCTAAAGTTGTTCTTGTGATTGGAATAATGACTCTCCATTCTTTTGGGGAGGGATCTGGGGTTGGCGTCTCTTTTGCTGGCTCAAAGGGTTTTTCTCAAGGCCTGTTGGTAACTTTGGCTATTGCTGTCCACAACATCCCAGAGGGATTAGCGGTGAGCATGGTGCTGGCATCAAGGGGTGTCTCTCCACAAAATGCTATGTTGTGGAGTGTAATCACTTCTTTACCTCAG CCAATTGTAGCTGTTCCTTCATTTATTTGTGCTGATGCATTCAGCAAGTTCCTTCCTTTTTGTACGGGATTTGCTGCTGGATGCATGATTTGGATGGTTGTTGCAGAAGTTCTTCCTGATGCATTCAAG GAAGCCTCAGCTTCACAGGTTGCATCGGCGGCAACCCTTTCTGTAGCATTCATGGAAGCTCTCAGCACCTTATTTCAGAATTTCACTCATGACTACAA CTCTGAGGATGCTTCTGGCTTCTTTGTCTCACTACTTTTTGGCCTGGGGCCATTACTTGGTGGAGTTATCCTGGTTGCATTTGCTCTTGCATTTCATCTCCAGCATGCTCTCCTTATGGGCACGGGTTGTGGCATTGCCTTTGTTCTTGGAGCCTGGCGACCAATGCAGCTTATTTTGTCTTTGAAATTAGGACTTATTCCCATTATGTTACTCCTTGCAATGGGGGCTGCATTGGTCCATTTTATCTCCTCAAGTGTATTGAAGATGGCATCTAAAAAGACCTCGGGTGGTGACTTGCCTACACTTACAGGTTTTCCACTTAGTGTTCACACCCTTCAATCATTCATATCATGCGGCACAGTCGCTTTTCACGCATTAGCAGAAGGACTAGCATTGGGAGTGGCTGCACCAAAAGCATACGGACTTGGTCGTCACATGGTCCTTCCGGTCTCCCTACATGGGCTCCCTCGAGGCGCAGCTGTGGCTAGCTGCATCTTCGGTGCCACAGATAGCTGGCATGGTTCCCTTGCCTCTGCTGCCATAATCGGATTTATGGGTCCAATATCAGCAATAGGGGCTATCCTCACCGGTATTGACTATAGTGGCCTTGATCACATAATGGTTCTTGCTTGTGGTGGATTGTTCCCTAGCTTTGTAACTATAGTTAAAAGAGCACTTAGTTTGGATAAGAGGAAGAGCACATGTGGCCTCATTCTCGGTATGGGGTTTGCTACTCTCTGTCTAACTTTCACTAGGTTGGTTTGCTTGCATACACCTTACTGCAATTCTGCACCTGAAGCTGTAAGATAA
- the LOC112743886 gene encoding protein RETICULATA-RELATED 2, chloroplastic, whose amino-acid sequence MAAMAQLRFSPLSGHYHASVFPTSSSSQPQNQSLYPIKLLPPRLKLSSAGGDGGNGIGHGGSGGGSGSDGGSWGHEGDHSDSSSFGPLGFFLNGWRSRVAADPQFPFKVLMEELVGVSACVLGDMASRPNFGLNELDFVFSTLVVGSILNFTLMYLLAPTMSTSSSQLPSIFASCPKSHMFEPGAYGLFERLGTLVYKGTIFAAVGFAAGLAGTALSNGLIAMRKKMDPEFETPNKPPPTMLNALTWAAHMGFSSNFRYQTLNGIEFLLERGLNPFLFKSSVLVLRMVNNVLGGMSFVVLARLTGAQSVGGGEHQKEQATVEIGFASEKEKLVEREEEFQSSNQSASSK is encoded by the coding sequence ATGGCAGCCATGGCGCAGCTTCGTTTTTCGCCTCTCTCTGGTCACTACCATGCCTCTGTTTtcccaacatcatcatcatctcagcCCCAGAATCAATCTTTGTATCCCATCAAACTACTACCACCAAGATTGAAACTTTCCTCTGCTGGAGGTGATGGGGGAAACGGGATTGGACATGGTGGAAGTGGTGGCGGCAGTGGTAGTGATGGTGGAAGTTGGGGTCATGAAGGAGATCATAGTGATTCATCATCTTTTGGGCCTCTTGGTTTTTTTCTTAATGGATGGAGATCAAGGGTAGCTGCTGATCCCCAATTTCCATTCAAGGTTCTGATGGAGGAGTTGGTTGGTGTTAGTGCTTGTGTTCTTGGTGACATGGCTTCAAGGCCTAATTTCGGGTTGAATGAGCTTGACTTTGTTTTCTCAACCCTTGTTGTTGGTTCAATCCTCAATTTCACACTCATGTACCTATTGGCACCAACCATGTCAACTTCCTCATCACAATTACCATCAATTTTCGCGTCTTGCCCCAAGAGTCACATGTTTGAACCTGGCGCATACGGTCTGTTCGAACGGCTTGGAACCTTGGTGTACAAAGGAACCATCTTTGCTGCCGTCGGATTCGCAGCTGGACTAGCTGGAACTGCTCTCTCAAATGGGTTGATTGCGATGAGGAAGAAGATGGACCCCGAATTTGAGACCCCAAATAAGCCTCCCCCTACGATGTTGAATGCTCTAACATGGGCAGCACACATGGGATTCAGCAGCAACTTTAGGTACCAAACATTGAATGGAATTGAGTTCTTGTTGGAGAGAGGGCTCAACCCATTTTTGTTCAAGTCCTCAGTGTTGGTTCTGAGGATGGTCAACAATGTCCTTGGAGGAATGTCCTTTGTGGTGTTGGCAAGGCTAACAGGAGCACAAAGTGTTGGTGGTGGCGAACACCAGAAGGAACAAGCTACTGTGGAGATTGGATTTGCTTCTGAGAAGGAGAAGTTGGTGGAAAGGGAAGAGGAATTTCAGAGCAGTAACCAATCAGCGTCAtcaaagtga
- the LOC112740562 gene encoding protein SHORT INTERNODES-like, translating into MKTFSPSDTFYWYKNEDVSSYRGGLELWNHHHHHHQPEHNLIPQTRPLFHQNFYSSATALGVGPTTVSDDQSPSRSAFLVTASAVGSGAGSGAESGAGKISCQDCGNQVKKDCPHMRCRTCCKSRGFDCQTHVKSTSVPTFKCRERQQQLASIQQQQLLAADVLKRQRDHV; encoded by the coding sequence ATGAAGACGTTTTCTCCCTCCGACACCTTTTACTGGTACAAGAATGAAGACGTTTCCTCGTACCGAGGTGGCTTGGAGCTGTggaaccatcatcatcatcatcaccaaccgGAACACAATCTCATACCTCAAACAAGGCCTCTCTTCCACCAAAATTTTTACAGTTCCGCGACTGCTCTAGGAGTGGGTCCAACCACCGTGTCCGACGATCAGTCACCCTCGAGATCGGCCTTCCTGGTGACGGCGTCGGCCGTGGGGAGCGGAGCAGGAAGTGGAGCAGAAAGTGGAGCAGGTAAGATTAGCTGCCAGGACTGTGGGAACCAGGTGAAAAAGGATTGCCCTCACATGCGGTGCAGGACATGCTGCAAGAGTCGTGGCTTCGATTGCCAAACCCATGTCAAGAGCACTTCGGTTCCCACTTTCAAGTGCCGCGAGAGGCAGCAGCAACTCGCCTCTATCCAACAACAACAGCTTCTTGCTGCTGATGTTCTCAAGCGCCAAAGAGATCATGTCTAG
- the LOC112743884 gene encoding probable LRR receptor-like serine/threonine-protein kinase At1g06840 isoform X1 yields MLCTPKREAMSTTNMGTMIPNWRRIYGYVLALSFCYLISTTVAQSTHPSEVNALLQIKKSLIDPLNHLWNWNKGDPCTSNWNGVLCPLNVGADGHFHVKELYLMTMNLSGNLTPQLDQLSQLEIMNFMWNNITGSIPREIGNITSLRLLLLNGNALSGNLPYELGNLQNLNRFQVDQNQLSGPIPPSFANLSSVKHIHMNNNSFSGQIPPKLSNLSNLLHLLLDTNNLSGYLPPEFSMLPQLRILQLDNNHFTGSRVPSSYANLSRLAKLSLRNCSLLGEVPDLSSIPQLYYLDLSWNNLTGPIPSKKLAENMTTIDLSNNNLNGSIPGYFSELPSLQRLSLENNNFSGSISAKIWQKMTLTTNAKLTIDLRNNSLSRILGDPSPPPNVTLRLGGNPICKSSQTSGILAKQCGFEGEEEDNHLTNSTTTCPPQACSVNDFFEYVPDSPIPCFCASPLRIGYRLKSPSFSFFPPYKASFRSYVTHALNLDFYQLSIDSYSWEEEETRLRMYLKLFPEASYSHNEFNSSEVYRMRSIFSSWNFGGSDFYGPYELLNFTLEGPYAYLITKSEKSKSSRLEIIFAVVAAVAVVIAISAIVTLIIVRRDIKNQDRFSRRRRSSSIPIKIDGVKEFTFKEMVLATDSFSSSNQVGRGGYGTVYKGTLPDETIVAIKRAQEDSLQGTREFLNEIELLSRLHHRNLVSLIGYCDQEGEQMLVYEFMPNGTLRDWLSGTKGNLTFGMRLRIAIGSAKGILYLHTEANPPIFHRDIKASNILLDSKMIVKVADFGLSRLAPQLDEGNEPKYVSTVVKGTPGYLDPEYLLTHKLTDKSDVYSLGVVFMELLTGMQPISHGKNIVREVNMAYNSGMIFSIIDSKMGSYPSDCVERFSTLAINCCHDVTQKRPAMLDVVRELENIAAMLPGTETSFSNIISHNDSSVQSSSSSSFMPSKDHQGSSSASEICLVSGPISTILPR; encoded by the exons GTACTATGATTCCAAATTGGAGAAGGATATATGGATATGTTTTGGCTCtttcattttgttatttaatttccACAACAGTGGCACAGAGCACACACCCCTCAGAAG TGAATGCATTGTTACAAATCAAGAAAAGTTTGATTGATCCCTTAAACCATTTGTGGAACTGGAACAAAGGTGATCCATGTACATCAAATTGGAATGGTGTCTTGTGTCCTCTAAATGTTGGGGCTGATGGTCATTTCCATGTCAAAGAGCT CTACTTAATGACTATGAATCTCTCTGGAAATTTGACACCCCAACTTGATCAGCTATCTCAACTAGAGATAAT GAACTTCATGTGGAATAACATAACAGGAAGTATACCCAGGGAGATAGGAAATATCACATCATTGAGACTCTT GCTCCTGAATGGAAATGCACTATCAGGTAATTTACCATATGAGCTTGGCAATCTTCAAAATCTAAACAGATTTCAAGTTGATCAAAACCAACTCTCCGGTCCAATACCGCCTTCATTCGCCAACTTGAGCTCTGTCAAGCACAT CCACATGAACAACAACTCATTTAGTGGTCAAATTCCTCCCAAACTTTCAAACCTATCCAACCTTCTTCACTT GCTTCTGGATACCAATAATTTATCTGGCTATCTTCCACCAGAATTCTCCATGTTACCCCAGCTGCGGATACT CCAActtgataacaatcacttcacagGGAGCAGAGTTCCTTCTTCCTATGCAAACTTATCTAGACTAGCAAAATT AAGTCTCAGAAACTGCAGTTTGCTAGGAGAAGTACCTGATCTCAGTTCAATACCACAGCTTTACTATCT AGATCTTAGCTGGAACAATCTTACTGGACCGATACCATCAAAAAAACTTGCTGAAAATATGACTACCAT TGATCTTTCTAATAATAATCTGAATGGATCAATTCCTGGATACTTCTCAGAGCTACCTTCTCTTCAAAGACT GTCTCTTGAGAACAACAACTTTTCAGGATCAATCTCTGCTAAGATATGGCAGAAGATGACTCTCACTACTAATGCTAAATTAACAAT CGACCTACGAAACAACTCACTTTCAAGAATTTTGGGAGATCCGAGTCCTCCGCCCAACGTCACCTTAAG GCTTGGAGGAAATCCTATATGTAAGAGTTCTCAAACTAGTGGAATATTGGCCAAACAATGTGGatttgaaggagaagaagaagacaatcacttaacaaattCAACAACTACATGTCCCCCTCAAGCTTGTTCAGTGAATGATTTCTTTGAATATGTCCCAGATTCACCTATTCCTTGCTTTTGTGCATCACCTCTTAGAATTGGATACCGGCTGAAAAGCCCGAGTTTTTCTTTCTTCCCACCATACAAAGCTTCATTTAGATCATATGTTACCCATGCTTTGAACTTGGACTTCTATCAGCTATCAATAGATTCATATTCttgggaagaagaagaaactcGTCTTAGGATGTATTTGAAACTCTTTCCTGAGGCTAGTTATTCACACAATGAGTTCAATTCATCCGAGGTCTATCGAATGCGAAGCATATTCTCGTCGTGGAATTTTGGTGGAAGTGATTTTTATGGGCCATATGAACTTTTGAATTTCACCCTTGAAGGACCTTATGCATATT TAATTACAAAATCAGAAAAGAGCAAAAGTAGTAGATTGGAAATCATTTTTGCTGTAGTAGCAGCTGTGGCAGTTGTTATAGCAATCTCAGCAATAGTCACTCTCATTATTGTAAGAAGAGATATCAAAAACCAGGACAGATTTTCGAGAAGACGTCGCT CCTCTAGTATTCCTATCAAAATAGATGGTGTAAAAGAATTCACTTTCAAAGAAATGGTTCTTGCCACTGATAGTTTTAGCAGTTCGAATCAAGTCGGCCGAGGAGGTTATGGAACCGTTTATAAAGGCACTCTACCTGATGAAACAATTGTTGCCATAAAGAGAGCACAAGAAGATTCCCTACAAGGAACAAGGGAATTCTTGAATGAGATTGAACTACTATCGAGGTTACATCATCGAAATCTAGTCTCCTTGATTGGATATTGTGATCAAGAAGGGGAGCAG ATGCTTGTTTATGAATTTATGCCTAATGGCACCTTACGCGATTGGCTTTCAG GCACAAAGGGAAACTTAACATTTGGTATGAGATTGCGCATCGCGATTGGTTCGGCCAAAGGAATACTATATCTGCATACTGAGGCGAATCCTCCGATATTCCATCGAGATATCAAAGCATCAAACATACTCCTAGACTCCAAGATGATTGTTAAAGTAGCAGATTTTGGACTGTCGCGGCTTGCACCACAACTAGATGAAGGGAATGAACCTAAATATGTGTCAACAGTTGTGAAGGGAACACCA GGTTATCTGGATCCAGAGTACTTGTTAACTCATAAATTGACAGATAAGAGCGATGTCTATAGTCTTGGAGTTGTGTTTATGGAGCTTTTGACTGGCATGCAGCCAATATCACATGGGAAAAACATTGTTCGCGAG GTGAATATGGCTTATAATTCAGGCATGATATTTTCCATCATAGACAGTAAGATGGGTTCCTACCCCTCAGATTgtgttgagagattctcaactctGGCCATAAATTGTTGCCATGATGTTACTCAGAAGAGACCAGCAATGCTTGATGTGGTGAGGGAGCTCGAAAACATCGCCGCAATGCTGCCGGGAACAGAAACTTCTTTCTCAAATATCATTTCCCATAATGACAGTTCAGtgcaatcatcatcatcatcatcattcatgccAAGTAAGGACCATCAAGGATCTTCATCTGCTTCAGAAATTTGCCTTGTTAGTGGTCCCATTTCAACAATACTTCCACGTTGA